A single window of Channa argus isolate prfri chromosome 10, Channa argus male v1.0, whole genome shotgun sequence DNA harbors:
- the LOC137134511 gene encoding zinc finger and BTB domain-containing protein 5-like yields MTPPIMDFPGHFQHIFKQLNHQRLHAQLCDCVVVVGGQSFQAHRSILAACSSHFKALLSSNDSDDENRGPGADRDEGGGPSVIELDPEVVTPEAFATLLDMIYTSTLSLGASNVMDVLLAASHLHLNSVVKACKLHLSKRNFPASPPKGWRSVQQQQHGPPLSADFSASLQQVTSAMEEDIEGVGVDMSQLGGVEKQGMRGVSGQESATPPPKHKRKTQEDSLSGRKRFCNLHVENYKECSPTVTRSNICTEGGGGELLSPDCLKTSDSLWEHQGSVEEDVAVEVKYETTKGESEEIQVPSQSDSSTGCVGAWEKDGDIDGDTVVKVKVGEEGEEVGEEPKMALIEVKKEHFCSYSPDTAPTNSYPSPPLQDSKDTAYAQVNDITMTTDSLADRDVNSLQSQQCTALHTDAQKEAAHLGEESVDGDGLDSLSELAFSCFLNPSSESVMGPLEEEDSLTCLTAAAATASDAGEPCPNSDEANASSALSSDSSSSVVFPVTSVPLQQLLPTQGPGFSDTLILQPTQNSLAGFLSGIRPGLSLEASVVQPSRAVKNSGATTFRRIAPKVPPGSEASTDLSSSSGAADRLPLTRASDDVLSKCKKAAAEDHVLLVEGEKKYACKICCKTFMNLTDCKKHIRVHTGEKPYPCRKCGKRFSQSSHLYKHSKNTCLNWKDEQSFPDTLL; encoded by the coding sequence ATGACACCGCCTATAATGGACTTCCCAGGTcattttcagcacattttcaAGCAGCTCAACCACCAGCGCCTCCACGCTCAGCTTTGTGActgtgtggtggtggttggaGGCCAGAGCTTCCAGGCACACCGATCCATCCTGGCAGCATGCAGCTCTCACTTTAAAGCTCTCCTGAGCTCCAATGATTCTGATGATGAGAATAGAGGACCAGGAGCTGACAGAGATGAAGGTGGAGGTCCCAGTGTGATAGAGCTAGATCCAGAGGTAGTGACCCCCGAGGCCTTCGCCACCCTCCTAGACATGATTTATACCTCCACCCTCTCCCTGGGAGCCTCCAATGTGATGGATGTGCTGTTGGCAGCCTCTCACCTGCACCTCAACTCTGTGGTGAAGGCGTGTAAGCTCCATCTATCGAAAAGAAACTTCCCTGCATCACCACCTAAGGGATGGAGGTCagtgcaacaacagcagcatggTCCCCCTTTAAGTGCAGACTTTTCAGCCTCACTTCAACAGGTCACTTCTGCTATGGAGGAAGACATAGAGGGAGTGGGTGTTGACATGAGCCAATTGGGTGGGGTTGAAAAACAGGGGATGAGGGGAGTCAGTGGCCAGGAGAGTGCAACACCACCTCCAAAGCATAAGAGAAAGACACAAGAGGACAGTCTCAGTGGCAGAAAGAGGTTTTGCAATCTGCATGTAGAAAACTATAAGGAGTGTTCACCTACTGTAACCAGGAGCAACATCTGCACAGAAGGGGGAGGTGGGGAACTACTGTCACCAGACTGCCTCAAGACAAGTGACAGCCTCTGGGAACACCAAGGCAGTGTAGAAGAGGATGTGGCTGTAGAGGTGAAGTATGAAACAACCAAGGGAGAGTCTGAGGAGATTCAGGTACCCAGTCAATCAGATAGCAGCACAGGATGTGTAGGTGCATGGGAGAAGGATGGAGATATAGATGGAGACACTGTGGTGAAAGTAAAGGTAGGAGAAGAAGGGGAAGAAGTGGGAGAGGAGCCAAAAATGGCCCTGATTGAGGTGAAAAAGGAACATTTCTGCTCATACTCTCCAGATACGGCACCAACTAATTCTTATCCATCTCCACCACTGCAAGACAGCAAAGACACTGCATATGCTCAAGTAAATGACATAACAATGACCACAGACAGTCTTGCAGACAGAGATGTGAACTCTTTACAATCACAGCAGTGCACAGCTCTTCACACCGATGCACAGAAAGAGGCTGCACATTTGGGCGAGGAGTCAGTAGATGGTGATGGTCTGGACAGCCTATCAGAGCTGGCCTTTTCCTGCTTTCTTAATCCCAGTAGTGAAAGTGTAATGGGTCCTTTGGAAGAAGAAGACAGCCTCACTTGCCTCACAGCGGCTGCTGCCACTGCCAGTGATGCAGGAGAACCATGTCCAAACTCAGACGAAGCAAATGCATCTTCTGCTCTGTCCTCtgattcctcctcctctgttgtttttcctgtaaCTTCTGTCccactgcagcagcttctccCAACCCAGGGCCCTGGCTTTAGTGACACACTGATCCTCCAGCCCACTCAGAACTCTTTAGCAGGGTTCCTCAGTGGTATCAGACCTGGTCTCAGTCTGGAAGCCTCTGTAGTCCAGCCCTCCAGGGCTGTGAAAAACTCAGGAGCAACAACATTCCGTCGCATTGCTCCAAAAGTGCCACCCGGATCAGAAGCCAGCACAGATCTGTCCTCTTCTTCTGGAGCTGCAGATCGGCTGCCTCTAACTAGAGCTTCAGATGATGTCCTGTCCAAGTGCAAGAAAGCAGCTGCTGAAGATCATGTGCTGTTAgtggaaggagagaaaaaatacGCCTGCAAAATCTGCTGTAAGACATTCATGAACCTGACCGACTGTAAGAAGCATATTCGTGTCCACACAGGTGAAAAACCGTATCCCTGTCGGAAATGTGGCAAACGCTTCAGCCAGTCCTCCCATTTGTATAAGCACTCGAAGAACACCTGCCTCAACTGGAAAGATGAGCAGTCATTCCCAGACACTCTCCTCTAG
- the tomm5 gene encoding mitochondrial import receptor subunit TOM5 homolog — protein sequence MFKLEGLGPKMDPEEMRKKMRQDVISSLRNFLIYVALLRATPYVLKKLDSI from the exons ATGTTCAAACTGGAAGGACTCGGACCTAAAATGGACCCGGAGGAGATGAGGAAGAAAATGCGACAAGATGTGATCTCATCTTTACGAAACTTCCTTATATACGTCGCGCTTCTCAGAGCCA CTCCATACGTGCTAAAGAAACTTGACAGCATATAG